A part of Candidatus Thorarchaeota archaeon genomic DNA contains:
- a CDS encoding lipoate--protein ligase family protein — MGQFQCLHREVNIEFCKTHTIDVARRFTGGGTVYHDLGNLNFALCLDQNEQCVPRTLRELYWNYIGYVALGLQDIGVMATYDPDRSCIRVAGKKITGTAGWIKHGVSFVHGTILVDSDLTALRESLRVPPGQTIYERQTGKVRCMDSKRDTVTSVHEQYPEGPTLEEVKEAVVQAIMRLTGREFERGEMTAEERSAAEALYRDRYSRSDWNLGVQSQDSDSGPSGDGQP, encoded by the coding sequence ATGGGACAGTTCCAGTGTCTTCATCGCGAGGTGAACATAGAGTTCTGCAAGACTCACACAATAGATGTGGCCCGTCGTTTCACAGGGGGCGGCACGGTATACCACGACCTTGGGAACCTCAACTTCGCCTTGTGTCTGGATCAGAACGAACAGTGTGTGCCAAGGACACTGAGAGAGCTGTACTGGAACTACATCGGGTATGTTGCGCTCGGTCTTCAGGACATTGGAGTGATGGCCACCTACGACCCCGACAGGTCCTGCATAAGAGTGGCGGGGAAGAAGATAACTGGGACGGCCGGCTGGATCAAGCATGGTGTGTCCTTTGTCCACGGAACGATACTGGTTGACTCAGACCTGACAGCGCTGAGAGAGAGCCTGCGAGTGCCGCCTGGACAGACCATCTATGAGCGGCAGACTGGCAAGGTGAGGTGCATGGACAGCAAGAGAGACACCGTGACTTCTGTACATGAGCAGTATCCCGAGGGACCCACGCTCGAAGAAGTCAAGGAAGCAGTGGTTCAGGCCATCATGCGGCTCACGGGGCGGGAGTTTGAGAGAGGAGAGATGACCGCAGAGGAAAGGAGTGCTGCAGAGGCTTTATATCGGGACCGATACAGCCGCTCTGACTGGAACCTAGGAGTCCAGAGCCAAGACTCGGACAGTGGACCCAGTGGAGACGGTCAACCATGA
- a CDS encoding VCBS repeat-containing protein, with the protein MSRTYVKVIPTVALLLIAGFSVSAWLVYSTSLGTDYSKYTFPLWTIPEGSHMYTQLRVGDLNGDGLDDVVVTGDYSLEAVFQNRTGGFENRTQILPSGSWDGFVLEDLNGDGSLDICALNATHDGTYLVTLSNSGTGAFAVASQYLLGPIRHVFPYRSHGSDVPDVGVYLLGDHNHIVLLHNNGSGHLTPDVYLSLTARNILDVLAADLDGDNQDEIITVQDNGNLTVWSKSASSRQFSNVSRYLDTVQAKRSAWLVIADMNGDGIQDVGLASNIGASRGVLVFLSGDSINVEQPIIERYYDYTWLGALASDLDSDTDTDIVLCTQQTVLVMENSQSGQIGGEIKFTGFITPHSPSVIALAGHPSPALIVLAEHRGWYDLNLIDLVVFWREERGILP; encoded by the coding sequence ATGTCCAGAACATACGTCAAGGTCATACCGACAGTAGCCCTTCTTCTGATTGCCGGTTTCTCAGTATCTGCGTGGTTGGTCTACTCGACATCGCTTGGGACGGACTACTCGAAGTACACGTTTCCGCTCTGGACTATCCCAGAGGGCAGCCATATGTATACGCAACTCAGAGTGGGAGACCTCAATGGTGACGGCTTGGATGATGTTGTGGTTACAGGTGACTACTCGCTGGAAGCGGTCTTCCAGAATAGAACAGGTGGGTTCGAGAACCGGACTCAGATACTGCCCAGTGGGTCATGGGACGGCTTTGTTCTTGAAGACCTCAACGGTGATGGTTCCCTTGACATATGTGCCCTTAACGCCACGCATGACGGCACGTACTTGGTCACGCTATCCAATAGTGGTACTGGAGCCTTTGCTGTTGCCTCGCAGTATTTACTGGGACCCATACGTCACGTATTCCCATATCGGTCACACGGCTCTGATGTTCCGGACGTGGGAGTCTACCTGCTAGGGGATCATAATCACATTGTCCTCCTGCACAACAACGGGAGCGGTCACCTGACTCCCGATGTCTACCTCTCACTCACTGCCCGAAACATACTGGACGTCCTTGCCGCGGATCTGGATGGTGACAATCAAGACGAGATTATCACTGTGCAGGACAACGGCAACCTCACTGTGTGGTCGAAATCTGCCAGCAGTCGACAATTCAGTAACGTCTCGCGATACCTTGACACAGTTCAAGCCAAGCGGTCTGCTTGGTTAGTCATCGCAGACATGAATGGTGATGGCATCCAAGATGTGGGTCTGGCGTCCAACATCGGAGCATCACGTGGCGTGCTCGTGTTTCTCTCGGGCGACTCGATCAATGTGGAGCAGCCCATAATTGAGAGATACTATGACTACACATGGCTAGGAGCGCTTGCTTCGGATTTGGACAGCGACACGGACACTGATATCGTGCTTTGCACACAGCAGACTGTACTCGTGATGGAGAACAGCCAGTCTGGTCAGATTGGGGGTGAAATCAAGTTCACCGGCTTCATAACGCCGCATTCGCCGTCCGTAATCGCACTTGCGGGACACCCGTCACCTGCCCTCATCGTACTGGCCGAACACAGAGGGTGGTATGACCTCAACTTGATCGACTTGGTGGTGTTCTGGAGAGAGGAGAGAGGGATTCTACCTTGA